The DNA region AGAAAACACGAGCATCTAAAAAGTCCTAAGTTTAAAACCATTCgcccgcgcgcgtatgtgtgtgtgcgcgttccaATTTTTTGTCTTGCAAGTTtggtttttgactcgcttgtgtaaacaaagtgagtctatgttttaacccggtgttcggttgtgtgtgtgtgtgtgtgtgtgtgtgtgtgtgtgtgtgtgtgtgtgtgtgtgtgtgtgtgtgtgtatgtgtgtgtgtgtgtgtgtgtgtgtgtgtctgtgtgtgtgtgtccgtggtaaactttaacattgacattttctctgcaaatactttgtcagttgacaccaaattaggcatagaaataggaaaaattcagttctttccagtcatcttgtttaaaacaatattgcatctctgggatggggacaaaaaaagaaaaagaaaaaaaaaagaagccaaattatatgcaagctgcatgtactgttatatttatatcttttttattctctaaacttggcactttgatctgatattctgacacaacaacaagtgcagtcattattataattttttgttcaaacaggaacttcttttgctaagaatggaagttttatttattttggtgcagatattaaaaaaaggggaaattaatctgtaattaatggtaggggacttaatttgctttaaactgatctttctcatcttaaacattacattttgaaattatactcaatacataaaaagcttgtatgttttactctcagtatacagggctttcactatgttcattcgcccaagtggtctttttcggaaaatactaaaatcaatacgacaagtggactttatagatctattggctgagccctgaaggtcatgggcaaaaatcaattgcgtacacataattATAAACATTCAAAgctcgtgctcatattcttcgcgaatgcgaacgacgccattttgtttcaatttgttgacctgcccgttcaatcctatattcaatggacaatacacgataacatgtgatggaaagttggagaaggagaccgttaaatatttattcagagaaagatttgtgaacgcctcatcacttactggattatgccccaaactgccataaaatatccacagaatcagtcggaattcacagttaaaaattgtaaaccatgcgagttaatacccttgaattgatgaaacgaaaaaatttccagtcttgacttttctcaaaatgaagtccttttcacttcatacgacgtttagaagtacttgtacttggctctatatgttattagtttaacaaaatgctaAATTTTCATATAAACTATAAAActataatgaacataaaagagaaattgagtcgaccgtgtcgtactacattcccggcgggtgtaactaaacttgtacatctatctagatctagagaaaacggctaaatgttgcagtgtgattgcggcgatagccacgtctcctttaccacggacttaaaaagaatttttttttattgcccttaaagattttttgaatgcccaagatacaccagaataatatgatttaaacagcgttctaactgcgaataccgcaattgatttatcgccctttaaaaaagtatgttcaaatattaaattttagaacgtcagtcaaggagccacgataatgtaatgggtaagacagtttctgctcacccgaacacgcggggttcgaatctggttgggacttttttaattttttttattattattttttttaacccgaagctttataataacaaataaagaaaacattttaacgattaaattattttttttaaagtgtatcacaagtgagtcttgaaggctttgcctctcttgttcttataTAAGTTAAAATATTACCCAGTTGatgttctgttttcattcttttttctatGACTTGTATAAtatatgcctacacacacacacacacacacacacacacacacacacacacacacacatgcgcgcacactcacGAGCAGGCaagacgcatagacacacacacacacacacacacacacacattcacacgcacacttcCACAACTCTCAACCCCCAACATacgacaccaaacacacacacacacacacacacacacacacacgcacgcacgcacgcacacacactctctctctcactgtctcattatctcacacacacacacacagagacacacacacacacacacacacacacacacgtaacccccccccctccacccctcaccaaacacacacactacacaatgcCCTCGAGATAATAATCCGAGCTTTACCCCTCCCgataattcatcatcatttaAATGACGAAAACGTGAGGTAGATCCACGAACACGACGCTAGTCTTGTTGCTGACTGGGTGACGGATTGGGTAATCTGGACTCGGCCACAGGGCAGATGGGGGCTGACTCACCAAACTGAAATAGTGATGAAATGTTAAAAGCTTAAATATAGTTTGCGACGAAAGGTTTGACTTAACATTCAAAGTTATATGTTCAGTGAGGAAAGATTAAAGCTTTAGTGACGGAAGGTTAAAGCTTATAGGCTTAGCGCCTAAAGATTAAAGTTTATATGTTCAGTGACGAAACATTATAGCTTATATGTTTATTGCCGAAAGATCATAGCTGATATAATTAGTGATGAAATGTTAAAGCTTACATATTTCGATACGAAAGGTTAAAGCTTATAGGGTTAGCGACTGAAGATCAAAAGTTTATATGTTTAGTGACGAAACATTAAAGCTGATATGTTTAGTGACGAAATGTTAAAGCTGAAATAGTTAGTGACAAAAGGTTAAAGCTTAAATAGTTAGTGACAAAAGGTTAAAGCTTAAATAGTTAGTGACGAAAGGTTAGACGAAATATTCAATGTTATATAGTTAGTGACGAAAGATTAAAGCTAAACAGTTAGTGACGGAAGGTTAAAGCTTATACGTTTAGTGACGAAATGTTAAAGACTATATTTTTAGTGACGAAAGCTTACAGCCCATATAGATTGTGAGGTAAAGTAAAAGCTTAAATGGTTAGTGGCGAAAGGTTAAAGCTTATATAGTTAGTGACGAAAGGTTAGACGAAATATTCAATGTTATATGTTTAGTGACGAAACATTAAAGCttaagtcactcagtacggccagtcctctctcctcctctacacagacccctcggatgtccagtgggtgtctgaatgacccaacctttagcttccgtcgtcagaattgtggtattctttgtcaacattcacctcttcagtataagagccttccacttgcaatattttgatggtggtaattggggtgaaacgctgttaacgtcgtctctttcgccgttcgtatggagagagttaaacagttaGTGACGGAAGGTTAAATCTAAACAGTTAGTGATGGAAGGTTAAAGCTTAAGTAGTAGAATAGTGACAAAATAATAAAGCTTAAATAGTTGAATAATTAGCGACAAAAATGTTAAAGCTTAGATAGTCAGTGACGAAATGTTAAAGCTGAAATAGTGACGAAGGGCTGAAGCTTATAGGCTCAGTGACGATATACTTAAGCTTATTGTTTAGTGATGAAAGTTAAAAGCTTCTGTTGGTGACGAAAGATTAGAGCTTACATATTTAAAGACGAAAGTTTAAAGCTAATATGTGTTGTGGCGAAAGGGTGAAGCTTAAATTTCTAGTGTTGAAATTTTAAAGCTTATATGTTTAGTGATGAAATATTGAagcttacatctctctctctctctctctctctctctctctctctctctctctctctctctctttccctgcatctatccctctacctccctcacaccaccccttccccctccatgcctccacccccccgcccccctcccacttccaccAACCTTGGCCCATCCCAAGCTCACAGCTTTCCCGCTAGAGAAAAGAACATTAATGATTATTGATGACCATAAATTTATCTTATGATTCATGGATTTACGAAGCAAATATCTTATATGATGACATCTAAAGATGGAAAATGAtttcatgattaaaaaaatacaGACTTATGACAGATCATGTATGTAGTGTACTATAGTTGATTCTTTTctgtccttggggaaaaaaatcgcttctgtgtgtgtgtgtctgtgtgtgtgtgtgtgtgtgtgtgtgtgtgtgtgtgtgtgtgtgtgtgtgtgtgtatgtgtgcgcgcgcgcgcgtgcatgtgtgtgtgtgtgtgtgtgaaaaaatatatatacatatatgtccacttgtttggttggttgtttgctcATTTATTAATCTAGCAATTTATGTGTCTATCAACTCATTGGTTTATCTACTGCTTCTGTCTTTTCCTGGCATACAGATgggtttctttccttccttccttccttccttcattcttccatccttccctccttcctcccttctttctttctttctcccttcctccctttcttgtcTCTTTCAGTATCATTTCATTTAAATGATATTGATTGCTACATCAACAATGAACATCAATATGACGACGACGatcaggaaaatgaaaaaaaacacacacaaaaaaaaccacctgatactgatgatgacgcAGGCGACCAGGATGTTACAGAGTGTGATGACGGTTACGAAGTGAATGAAggcgatgataatgatatgatggcAACAAtgttgatgaagacgacgacgacgacgacgacgacagtgataACGATGACCATGTACTGGTGGTAATTATTATTACGACGACGGCGACAATAATTACGCGATGACAATGAGGATTATGAAGCCGATAATGACATGAGAatgattaagatgatgatgataaagatgatgacggtggtggtggtgttgatggtgatgaagatgatgatgatggtgatcatggtggttatgatgaagaagaaggtgttggtatggttgtttggtggtggtggtgatgatgataatgatgatgataatgatgatgatgacgatgatgatgacgatgatgacatatTATGTTCTCAGATGGTGGTCACCCCGACAGACGTTTGGGTAAGTTTGACTTCATTTCTCCGGCTTCAtgctgttgtcacacacacacacacacacacacacacacacacacacacacacacacacacacacacacacacacacgcacgcacacacacacacacgcacgcacgcacgcacacacacacacacacacacacacacacacacacacacacaaatatatatatatatatatatatatatatatatatatatatatatatatatatataattatatctataaATCACTTAGCACAAATATTGATTCCAATATAATGAACAGATGCTCTGCCTTCGCCTTCAGATGGAATATGTACGTTTGAATACCGATCACAAGACTCTGTCAATAAACGATGATTGTTTGAAGATTAGCAGTTCAAAGGATCGTAAAAGAGACAAAGGCTGTTCTTTTAACGCCTGAAATATGAACACCAAGACAGCAAGATGTGATGGAAAATCAAAGCACCAAAGTGGATGAACAGTCTTTCAAATGGTCCAACAGATAATTAGAAGCAGTTAGCGCAATTCCTTTACGCGCGATTTAAACGACCCGAGAGTGAATCTCATTGGTCAAGAGATAAAATTTGAAAATAAATATTGTTTCAGATGGTTTGGGTCAAATCGTTGTCAAAAAGAATACTAGTGGTGAAAAACCTCCTTCAAACAGACAGTTTCAGTCCATCATTTTAAAAGGATTTTCCCCTTGTCGTCAGTTCTGTAtcgtaacaacaaaaacaacaacagcaacacaaaaaagaACGTGAGAACTAACACATGGGCGAATAAACGAAATAGCAAATGAGCGAATAAAAGAACAAAACGTTTATTGCCAGAGTCAACAGAGTGCATGATTTATGATGTTGCTTCTAAGAATGTTCCAACCTGTATTTATCTGAACTGGTGTCTTGTGtctattagtttaaaaaaaacgaCTGAACGAGGTTTGGGTGAAGTGGTCATTTCACCGTCATTTCGACCAGACTTTTTaccatttatttttctgtttacaTCTGACTGATTTTAACAACTGTAGAAGGGTACTCAGCCCTGAAAGGCAACACCCCTCTCCGGTTGGCTTGCCTGTGTTATACGTATCGTGATATGATTTGTCCTCCTTGTCACGGCAGCCCGCCCCTTGGAGAAAGGCACCCCGTCCCACAGTCACTCTCCTCTGTCCCCTCATCCGTCAGACCATCTCAAAAACATTGCTGCCTCCAGAGGAAATGGAGGTCCTACGCCGTCGATGGGACCAAGAGGACCCATGCCGCAAATGGGACCTAGAGGACCTATGCCACCGATGGGACCTAGAGGACCCATGCCACAGATGGGACCTAGAGAACCCATGCCACAGATAGGACCTAGAGGACCCATGCCACAGATGGGACCTAGAGGACCTATGCCACCGATGGGACCTAGAGGGCCCATGTCACAAATGGGACCAAGAGGTCCTATGTCACCGATGGGATACAGAAGACCTATGCCGCCAATGGGACCCAGAGGACCTATGCCATCGATGGGACCTGCAGGACCAATGCCACCCATGGGATTCCCAGGCCCTCAGGACACCGAGACTGGCCCTGCTGGGCCCAGAGTCATCATGACCCCCATGGGTCCCATGGTGGTCCCCCAGGGAGCCCCCGGAATGAACCCCAACGACACCGAGGACCAGCAGCCCAGCCCCGAGCAGATGCAGCAGATGCAGCAGATAGTGATGATGCAGCGGATGATGATGCTCCAGGAGATGGCCAGGAGGGCTCAGATGGCGCAAGGCAACCCGCAGATGGTCGGGGGACCGATGAGACCTGAGGGACCTATGGGACCTGGACCGATGGGACCTGGGGGACCAATGGGACCCGGCGGACCAATGGGACCTGACGGACCTGTTgaagacgagaagaaggaggacaaaGACTCCAAGAAGCACACCACCCGCTCCGGCCCCAAAACCTTCAGGGATCTCCTGGCTAGCAAGAAGCGCGGGAAAGGTGGGTGATCAATGTGTAGCaacgtccccctccctcccccgtgctcccttcctccacacacacacaaaccagtttTCCTCTATCTGCAGACTGCTTCAGTTCCAAAAGCTAAAAACTCCTGGGCAGGTCATAGATGCTAGCTGCATTTTCTTTCTGCAGACTTGTTAAGTTGTAAAGCTATAAACTGTGATTCCAGGGCAGGCCATGGATGTTtgttctattttctttctgtgGACTGCTTCAGTTTAAAAAGCTATAGACTCTGTTCGATcatggatgctttttttttttttcattttctttccacgGACTGTTTCAGTTATAAAAGTTATAAACTCTGTTCCAGGTATGATCATGGATGCTCGTTTCATTTTCTCTGTGAAAACTAAAACGTTACAGCTAGACTGACAATTACCTTTTTAGACGTGCCCAGTCTTCATCCACTGAGGCGTTTTGCTGCTTGATGATTTTGTTAACCGTTTAACCAACGGAACTTTGcttttggaaaacaacaacaacaacaacaaaaaacaacccacaaacctTTTACTGTCCCCTTCCGCTCCAGGTTGGATAATTTCTCTCCATTATTTCAAAGGAAAATTCTACATGATATAGTCGattatttattataaaaaaaatcttccctttcttttcacgAAGAGAACTATGAAACATTCCTCTTGTGCAAGAAATCCTTCGcccaaaatgagagagagggagagaggacgtgatgagatatatagatagagagagagatggggggaggggtcatgataagagagagagagggggggatgataagagagagaggggcataatgacagagagagagagagagagagagagagagaaagggggggggacgtaggtagagagaaagagagagggagagcgagcgagcgagcgagagaaagagaggcacgaCTTTATTTTTTACAGGATCGCGCGCTCATGGCAAGATGCCTCCTCAGATGAGAATGCCGCCTCAGATGAGAATGCCGCCTCAAATGGGAATGCCGCCTCAGATCAGAATGCCTTCCAGTATGCCTCCTCAGATGGGAATGCCTCCCCAAATGAGTATGCCTCCTCAAGTCGGTATGCCTCCTCAAATGGGAATGCCGCCTCGGATGGGAATGCCGCCTCAGATCGGAATGCCGCCTCAGATGAGAATGCCTTCCAGTGTGCCTCCTCAGATGGTTAGTGGTTTTCACAGCGCGTGCTTATGCTCATGCTTCTGCTCGAAGAATGTTCCAGTCTATATTCATCTAAACCAGTGTCTTGTGTCTTTTTGCTTGAAACAATTGTGAGTGCCTACATgcgcgcgaacgcgcgcgtgtgtgtgagtgtgtctgtgtgtgcgatcATCGTTATTATCCTTAATTTCAGTATTATCCCTATTGTCTTCCTTCTCAATGATAATCATCgtactgataacaacaacgatgatggtaTTGGtagtagttatgatgatgatgatgatgatgatgatgatgataatggtgataacaccaacagcagcaacaacaagacagcagcagcagcaacagcagcaacaacaacaataataatcatcatcatcaccatcatcattatcatcatcatcatcatgacgacaGTGATACCGTTGTTACCGTCATCGCTGTAGCAGTTGCTGCCTACTATTTCACGATGACGACGACCGATGATGACGACAGCGATGACACTAACAACGACACGGATgtcactttcctttcctttcacctGTCCCTTTGTCTGGATGACCGTTGGGAGAACATGccaaccacccccctccatccttctc from Babylonia areolata isolate BAREFJ2019XMU chromosome 12, ASM4173473v1, whole genome shotgun sequence includes:
- the LOC143288095 gene encoding uncharacterized protein LOC143288095, translating into MAVLHVLSTLLLVWVGVVVSRSTDHGATIADGGHPDRRLARPLEKGTPSHSHSPLSPHPSDHLKNIAASRGNGGPTPSMGPRGPMPQMGPRGPMPPMGPRGPMPQMGPREPMPQIGPRGPMPQMGPRGPMPPMGPRGPMSQMGPRGPMSPMGYRRPMPPMGPRGPMPSMGPAGPMPPMGFPGPQDTETGPAGPRVIMTPMGPMVVPQGAPGMNPNDTEDQQPSPEQMQQMQQIVMMQRMMMLQEMARRAQMAQGNPQMVGGPMRPEGPMGPGPMGPGGPMGPGGPMGPDGPVEDEKKEDKDSKKHTTRSGPKTFRDLLASKKRGKGSRAHGKMPPQMRMPPQMRMPPQMGMPPQIRMPSSMPPQMGMPPQMSMPPQVGMPPQMGMPPRMGMPPQIGMPPQMRMPSSVPPQMAIIRQRLPYGAASHGVGDAQGPSTSTSTVNGVPGPVQLPVKDLRSLMQFEYNMEHVRAQLLKSFYADLIAYRMITQQIQKRMITKLAMIQMVEARMAMPIRGTVAMGLTPPSYSNYSEG